The window AGGCATCAACCAGGTCAACGTCAATCCGAAGCAAGGGATGGACTTCGCCCAGGCGCTGCGCTCGTTCCTGCGCCAGGACCCGGACGTGATCATGGTCGGCGAAATCCGTGATCTGGAAACCGCCGAAATCGCCATCAAGGCTTCGCAGACCGGGCACCTGGTGCTGTCGACCCTGCACACCAACAGTGCCGCACAAACCCTGACCCGCTTGCAGAACATGGGCATCCAGGGTTTCAACATCGCCACGTCCGTCAGCCTGATCATCGCCCAGCGCCTGGCGCGCAAACTGTGCAGCCATTGCCGGGTGCCGCTCGACATTCCCCGCGAGGCGCTGCTCAAGGAAGGCTTCCCCGAGGAACGCATCGGCACATTCACGATCTATGAGCCGGTCGGCTGCGAACAATGCAACGGCGGCTACAAAGGGCGAGTGGGGATTTATGAAGTGGTGAAGAACACAGCGGACTTGCAACGATTGATCATGGCCGAAGGCAACTCACTGGACATCGACGAGCAGATGCGCAAGGACGGCTTCAACGACCTGCGCACCTCGGGCCTGCTCAAAGCCATGCAGGGCATTACCAGCCTTGAAGAAATCAACCGGGTTACCAAGGACTGAACATGGCGGTCAAGGCAGCGAAAATCAGCATTTACGCCTGGGAAGGCACCGACCGCAAAGGCACGAAAGTCACCGGTGAGTTGAGCGGGCAAAACCCGGCGCTGATCAAGGCACAACTGCGCAAACAAGGCATCAACCCCGGCAAGGTGCGCAAGAAATCCGTCTCGCTGTTCAACGTCGGCACGCGCATCAAGGCCCAGGACATTGCCCTGTTCACGCGCCAGATGGCGACCATGATGAAAGCCGGCGTACCGCTGTTGCAGTCGTTCGACATTATCGGCGAAGGCTTCGATAACCCGGCCATGCGTACGCTGGTGGACGAGGTCAAACAGGAAGTCGCGGCCGGCAACAGCTTCGCCGCGGCCCTGCGCAAAAAGCCGCAATACTTCGATGAGCTGTACTGCAATCTGGTGGATGCCGGTGAACAGGCCGGCGCGCTGGACACCCTGCTGGAACGGGTCGCGACCTACAAGGAAAAGAGCGAAAGCCTCAAGGCCAAGATCAAGAAAGCCATGACCTATCCGCTGCTGGTGGTGTTGGTCGCGATCGTTGTCACCGGGATTCTGCTGGTCAAGGTGGTGCCGCAATTTCAGTCGGTGTTCGAAGGGTTTGGCGCCGAATTGCCCGCCTTCACTGTGATGGTCATTGGTCTGTCGCGATTCATGCAGGACTGGTGGTGGATGATGCTCGGCGTGCTGATCGTCGCGATCTTCGCGCTGCGTCACGCCTTCAGGACGTCTCAGGCCTTTCGCGACCGAACGGACGCCTGGCTACTGAAGCTGCCGCTGGTGGGCACCTTGATGTACAAATCCGCCGTGGCGCGTTTTGCCCGCACGTTGTCGACGACTTTCGCCGCCGGCGTGCCGCTGGTGGAAGCCCTGGAATCGGTGGCCGGCGCCACCGGCAACATCGTGTTCAAACGCGCGGTGCTGCGCATCAAGCAGGACGTTTCGACGGGCATGCAGCTGAATTTTTCAATGCGCACCTCGGGCATTTTTCCGAACATGGCGGTGCAGATGACCGCCATTGGCGAAGAGTCCGGCGCACTGGACGACATGCTCGACAAGGTCGCGGGTTTTTACGAGGACGAGGTGGACAATATGGTCGATAACCTCACCAGCCTGATGGAACCGTTCATCATGGTGGTGCTGGGTGTTATTGTCGGCGGCCTGGTGGTTGCGATGTACCTGCCCATCTTCCAACTCGGCTCAGCGATCTGACATGCCCTTGAACGAAATCCTGCTCCAATACCCGCTGGCATTTGTTGTCATCGCGGGAGTGATTGGCCTATTGGTGGGCAGCTTCCTAAATGTGCTGGTCTGGCGCCTGCCGAAAATGCTCGAACGCGAGTGGCGCGTTCAGGCCCATGAGATCCTCGGGCTGCCCGGTGAAACCCCGCTGCCGACCTTCAACCTGTTCCTGCCCCACTCCCAGTGTCCACATTGCAACCACCGGATCCGTGCCTGGGAAAATATTCCGCTACTGAGTTTCGCGTTTCTGCGGGGACGCTGCTCCGCTTGCGCGACACCGATCAGCAAACGTTATCCACTGACCGAACTGGCCTGCGGCCTGTTGTCTGCGTTCATTGCCTGGCACTTCGGTTTCGGCTGGCAAGCCTGTATGGCGATGCTGCTGACCTGGGGTCTGTTGGCCATGAGCCTGATCGACGCCGAGCATCAACTGTTGCCGGATGTGCTGGTGCTGCCGTTGATGTGGCTGGGGCTGATCGTCAACAGTCTCGACCTGTTCGTACCGCTGCATGACGCGTTGTGGGGCGCCATTGCCGGTTACATGGCGCTGTGGTCGGTGTTCTGGCTGTTCAAGCTGATGACCGGCAAGGACGGCATGGGCCATGGTGATTTCAAGTTACTGGCGCTGTTTGGCGCCTGGGGCGGCTGGCAGGTTTTGCCGCTGACCATCCTCCTTTCATCCTTGGTGGGGGCCGTTATCGGCGTGATTTACCTGCGCCTGCGCAAGGCTAAAACCTCGACGCCGATTCCCTTCGGCCCCTATCTGGCAATTGCCGGCTGGATTGCCTTGCTCTGGGGTGGTCAAATAACCGACTTCTATTGGCAGTTTGTCGGTTTGAAATGAATACCCCTGTGGAAAAACCCTGGATTCTCGGCCTGACCGGCGGCATCGGCAGCGGCAAAAGCGCGGCGGCCCAGCATTTCATCGACCTCGGCGTGCACGTGGTCGATGCCGATCATGCGGCTCGCTGGGTGGTGGAGCCAGGCCGACCGGCGCTGGCAAAGATCGCCGAACACTTCGGCCCCGGCGTGTTACTGGCCGATGGGCAACTGGACCGCGCCGCCCTGCGTAAACTGATCTTCGAAGTGCCGGATGAACGCCGTTGGCTGGAAGCCTTGCTGCATCCGCTGATCGCCGAGGAAATCGCTCATCACTTGGCGCTGGCAAAATCACCTTACGCGATTCTGGTTTCGCCGCTGCTGATCGAGTCGGGCCAGTACGCCATGACTCAACGGGTGCTGGTCATCGATGCCCCGGAACAGCTACAGATCGAACGCACCCTGCAGCGCGACCAGACCAGCGAACAGCAGGTCCAGGCGATCCTCAAGGTCCAGTCCAGCCGCCAGGACCGCGTCAGCCATGCCAACGAAGTGGTGGTCAACGACCGCGACCTCGCCTGGCTGCACAGCGAGGTCGAACGCCTGCATCACTTTTATCTAACTTTGCCTGGAGGCCAGTCATGAGCCAGATTCCAACCGTCGAATGCCCGACCTGCGGCGCCCCTGTCGAATGGAGCCCCGAGAGCAAGTTCCGGCCGTTCTGTTCCGACCGTTGCAAACTGATCGACCTGGGCGCGTGGGCGTCGGAAGAACACAAAATCCCAGTGGCGCCGGATGCCGAGGACGAACTGTTCAGCGGTGATTTCGACCCGCGTCACTGAGCCATTGCGTCGACGATTTCAGGCTTTGATGTCCATCAAGACCTGGGATCGTCGTCCTTCCACGGCGCCGACAGATAACGCGTGCGGTTGAAGGTTTCCAGCCATTCCGGGCAGAACACCACCAGCGCGCTGACCACCATGCCGTTAATGAACGCCTCGGGAAAAATGATCAGCCACAGGTAACCGATAAAATCTTCGAGCCAGTACGGCAGGGCGAACAGTTCGTCGTACCACAGCACCGTGAGCGCCAGCACCAGGCACAACAATGCCGAAAGCGCTGCGGCAAAGAAACCGGAAACGAAGATGTAGACGAAGAGATTTCGTGGTTGCGCGCGTTCCACCAGAATCGCACAGCACTCGGTGACCAATACCGGCAACAGAATGAACAGCGCGCCATTGACCCCCATTGCCATCAAGTCCTGACGCCCGAGCAGCACCAGCCCGGCTTGCGCCACCACGCCGCCGACGATCGCCAGCGGCCAGTCCAGCAACAGCGTCACGGCCGTCATGCCGATGAAGTGGTAAGACACGCCGGTATCGAAATCCCGTCGCACCAGCCACAGCATGAACAACGCGAACACGGTGCCGAACAGTAGATGCTGACGACGGCTGTCGGTGAACAGCTCGACCCACGGCGCGCGCGCAGCGGCCCAGATCAAAACCGGTCCGTAGATCAGCCACCCCACGGTGAGGGTTTGAGATGACAGCAACTCGGCACCGATCATGGCTGGGCGCGCTCCCTTGTCTTGCCGTAAGCGAACAGGCCTCCAGTCTACCCGCCCCTTTTGATCTCGTGCCAAATGGGCGCTGATTGTTACGTTTTACGCAAGACTGCATCTGGCGTTCGCCCCTTTATCGGACGGTGGCAAAGACTAAAATTCAAACATCAAAACCGATCCGGAGTACGCCAGCATGAAAACGTTGATCAGCCTGTTGCTGACCGTCATCGCTACCTCGGCCATGGCCGCTGAAGTCGAGCCACCCGCTGTCCAGTACAACCCCGCGCAGCCACTGGACATCGCAAAAGTGGTTTCCGTATCGGACACCGCGACCGCGTGCGGGGTTGTGCCGGCGACGATGGTGTACGTTGATCATCAGGGCCAGACTCGCCGCGTGACGTACGAAGTCATCGGCAATTGCACCAGCAACCTCTGATCAACGGCTCATAGCAACGTCCACGTGTAACTGAGGATCAGACGGTTTTCGTCGATGTCGCTGCGGTAATTGGAACGCGCCATCGCATTGCGCACGCGGATACCCAGGCCTTTGAGGCTGCCGCTTTGCAGCACATAGCCGATGTCGAGGTCACGCTCGCGATCCTTGCCTTCGTAACCCTGGCCGGTGTCGACATTGTTGCCGCTGATGTAGCGCACAGTACTGGTCAGCCCCGGTACGCCGAGTGCCGCGAAATCGTAGTCGTAGCGCGCTTGCCACGAGCGCTCATCGGTGTAGGCGAACTCATAGGTCGGCACTTCGTTGCCCAGTGGTGAGATGTTGGCAAACACCCGTGGAAACGCGCTGTCGCCGAACATGCCTTGATAGCCGATGTAAAACGTATGGCCACCCCGCTTGGCCGACAGCAGTGAAAAGAACGCCTGGTTATCGATGTTGCCCAGCAGCTTTTTGCCGTCCTCGCGCGAATCGTAGTAACCGAGATTGGCGCCGAGAATCCAGTCGCCCACTGGCTCACTGTGCTTGAGGCCAAGGAAGCGCTGGTTGTAGATATCTTCCAGTTGCCCGTACCACGCGCTGACCGAAGTGCGCTTGTCATTGAAGGCATAATCGGCGCCGGCAAAATTGAACCCGTCACTGCTGACCTGGCGCTGCGGCACGTGGCCGAGCATGGCTTGCATCTTTTCGTCACCGGCCTCGTTGCGCAGGCTGGTTGAACTCAAGTGACCGCCCTGCAGCGTCAGGCCGCTGATATCGTTGGAGGTGATGCTAGCGCCTTGGTAGCTCGGCGGCAGCAGGCGAATATCGCTGAAGGCCAACACCGGCAGATTGGGTTGCAGCTCGCCGACCTTTAGCTCGGTTTTGGAGTAGCGAATCTTCAACGCGCCTTCCAGGCGGCTGTAGTTGTCCGGAGCGC of the Pseudomonas sp. MAG733B genome contains:
- a CDS encoding type II secretion system F family protein, with protein sequence MAVKAAKISIYAWEGTDRKGTKVTGELSGQNPALIKAQLRKQGINPGKVRKKSVSLFNVGTRIKAQDIALFTRQMATMMKAGVPLLQSFDIIGEGFDNPAMRTLVDEVKQEVAAGNSFAAALRKKPQYFDELYCNLVDAGEQAGALDTLLERVATYKEKSESLKAKIKKAMTYPLLVVLVAIVVTGILLVKVVPQFQSVFEGFGAELPAFTVMVIGLSRFMQDWWWMMLGVLIVAIFALRHAFRTSQAFRDRTDAWLLKLPLVGTLMYKSAVARFARTLSTTFAAGVPLVEALESVAGATGNIVFKRAVLRIKQDVSTGMQLNFSMRTSGIFPNMAVQMTAIGEESGALDDMLDKVAGFYEDEVDNMVDNLTSLMEPFIMVVLGVIVGGLVVAMYLPIFQLGSAI
- a CDS encoding A24 family peptidase; the encoded protein is MPLNEILLQYPLAFVVIAGVIGLLVGSFLNVLVWRLPKMLEREWRVQAHEILGLPGETPLPTFNLFLPHSQCPHCNHRIRAWENIPLLSFAFLRGRCSACATPISKRYPLTELACGLLSAFIAWHFGFGWQACMAMLLTWGLLAMSLIDAEHQLLPDVLVLPLMWLGLIVNSLDLFVPLHDALWGAIAGYMALWSVFWLFKLMTGKDGMGHGDFKLLALFGAWGGWQVLPLTILLSSLVGAVIGVIYLRLRKAKTSTPIPFGPYLAIAGWIALLWGGQITDFYWQFVGLK
- a CDS encoding DUF2790 domain-containing protein is translated as MKTLISLLLTVIATSAMAAEVEPPAVQYNPAQPLDIAKVVSVSDTATACGVVPATMVYVDHQGQTRRVTYEVIGNCTSNL
- the yacG gene encoding DNA gyrase inhibitor YacG; the protein is MSQIPTVECPTCGAPVEWSPESKFRPFCSDRCKLIDLGAWASEEHKIPVAPDAEDELFSGDFDPRH
- a CDS encoding energy-coupling factor ABC transporter permease, with product MIGAELLSSQTLTVGWLIYGPVLIWAAARAPWVELFTDSRRQHLLFGTVFALFMLWLVRRDFDTGVSYHFIGMTAVTLLLDWPLAIVGGVVAQAGLVLLGRQDLMAMGVNGALFILLPVLVTECCAILVERAQPRNLFVYIFVSGFFAAALSALLCLVLALTVLWYDELFALPYWLEDFIGYLWLIIFPEAFINGMVVSALVVFCPEWLETFNRTRYLSAPWKDDDPRS
- a CDS encoding OprD family porin, whose translation is MKQIFPTTGSALSLAVASSFSTGAMAAEKGFIEDTTATLQARNYYFSRDFSDIVGANQQSKAEEWAQGFILNVKSGYTQGTVGFGVDVIGLLGLKLDSAPDRTNTGLLPVQDDGRAPDNYSRLEGALKIRYSKTELKVGELQPNLPVLAFSDIRLLPPSYQGASITSNDISGLTLQGGHLSSTSLRNEAGDEKMQAMLGHVPQRQVSSDGFNFAGADYAFNDKRTSVSAWYGQLEDIYNQRFLGLKHSEPVGDWILGANLGYYDSREDGKKLLGNIDNQAFFSLLSAKRGGHTFYIGYQGMFGDSAFPRVFANISPLGNEVPTYEFAYTDERSWQARYDYDFAALGVPGLTSTVRYISGNNVDTGQGYEGKDRERDLDIGYVLQSGSLKGLGIRVRNAMARSNYRSDIDENRLILSYTWTLL
- the coaE gene encoding dephospho-CoA kinase (Dephospho-CoA kinase (CoaE) performs the final step in coenzyme A biosynthesis.); its protein translation is MNTPVEKPWILGLTGGIGSGKSAAAQHFIDLGVHVVDADHAARWVVEPGRPALAKIAEHFGPGVLLADGQLDRAALRKLIFEVPDERRWLEALLHPLIAEEIAHHLALAKSPYAILVSPLLIESGQYAMTQRVLVIDAPEQLQIERTLQRDQTSEQQVQAILKVQSSRQDRVSHANEVVVNDRDLAWLHSEVERLHHFYLTLPGGQS